Below is a window of Mus caroli chromosome 2, CAROLI_EIJ_v1.1, whole genome shotgun sequence DNA.
AGAGGCACTGCACAATTACCAGTGACTAGCATCCACTAGAGTCTGTCCCATTGGCTACGAATGCCCCTTAGCCCGACAGGGGCAGGAATACCTATCCTGGGCCAGTATGCAGTAGGAGGACAAGAGCTGTTTTGTGTGCATTCCTCTATGTTTGGGGCTCAGTCAGAGGATATGACTGATAGCTCatgttcctgtggaggctcagTTCTGTTTGCAGAGcttctgaaaggaaaaggagaagctgGATGTTGGCATCCCATTCTGAAATCCCCACCCTCCTCACCATGAAAAAAATCCACCCTGAACTGTGAATTGGAGCCCACCTTCCAGCCCAGCTCTTACAGTTTGTTGGGTTCATTGTTGTGCTATACTTCTGTTTaggtttcatctttttttaagaatattatttGTTTGatatatatgagtacagtgtagctgtcttcagacacaccagaagagggcatcagatcagatcccattacagatggttgtgagccaccatatggttactgggaattgaactcaagacctctggaagaacagtcagtgctcttaaccactgagccatctctccagtccatttaggcttcttaatatatatattccacacAAATAACCGATGTTTGGTTGACTCTAGAACAAacttaaattaatataaattaggTGACTAATACCTTTTTttaaacttcacacacacacacattcctaccCTTGAAACAGACCCTACCAGGGTCTATAGGGTCTCAATATCTGATCCGTAAGGATTATGCATAGACATGAGTCCAAGGTTCCACCTAATAGTCTCAGATCTGATATCCAGCCCTAGTTCACTGACCAGAACCCAGAGGAACATGGGCGCTAGAGGCAAAACCAATTCCCATCCCTGGAGAGCAGCAAGGGGAGATGAGGTTGCTGCTGCCTGCTCTTTCAACCACTCTTTTACCACTTCATTCCAGAGTACATCCTGGAACCTCCACCGTGCAGATCGGAGCCCGGAGAGTGCAACATGTTCTGTACACAGCAGGAGGAGTGCCCTGAACCCCTTCAGTGCTGTTCTGCCTACTGTGGGATAGTGTGTACCTCAAACCAAGCCCCAGTACTAGGGCTCTCCTAAGGctcccctctcccagccctgGCACCAGAGCTGCTGGCAGAAGCCAACAGCAGAGACTCTTGCCCACGACTGTGATGAGcgtcctttcctttttctttcttcttgctggtTCTGTCACACTGCcactcttgtctctgcctttacCAAGGATGATTTCCACAGAACTCCTAATTAAAAAAGCATCCTCAAATCTCATCATCCCTCCACCACTGAAGCTGTGAATCTCTGCCCCTGTCTCTCTGAACGTACTCATAGTTGCCTCTGACTCTATTCTGGAGCCTTCCTGGTCCCAGAATCTACTTTATCCCAGCATCTGCCTGGAATGATGTATCTGGTCACACAAAGCAAGTTTGTTCTCTTTCTGCTTGTTCTCCCTTGTCCCTTGACATCCTCAAGTTCAGGAGAGCTGTGGCCAATTCCCAAGGCCTGAGCCTTAGCCCTGAATCTTCCAAAGGGAAGGATTCTGGGACAGAGAGAAGAACCGAGGGCACTGATGAGACACTGCCGCTCCTCTCGCACAGGCATGTCTGTCGCCTTTAATACGACagtccctctttttctttctttcttcctttcttttttctttttctctgcttgaATAGATGACGATTCTGCTAGTCCATGTCTCACAAGATCCAAATGAAGTCTAGACCAAAGATCCACAGCAGGGCGTTCAACAGATGAGTGTCTTGAGGAAAGATTGAGATGCCTCGTTCTTTGCTAAGTCCCGTGCCCTGAGCAAATGTCCAGATGTGTAGACTACGTTCAGAGTGATAGTGTACatctggactctctctctctctctctctctctctctctctctctctctctctctctctctctctgaatcagCTTGCTCATCATTAAGACAAGAATAAAcatgaaactaaaataaatacCACAAATGAGCTGAAGCACTCTCTTGCCTCATGGTTAATTTCCATGCATTTAACCGGCCCCTCGACCAGTTCTGTCTGAAAAGACTAGTTCATGCGATTAGACATGGCACCTTTGACCGTGCCGTGTTAGATAGAACACAGAGGCACGAGAAGCTGACAGTGGCAGCACCAGGCTCCTCCCCCTCTGCGGCAGGAGAGCCCAGCTCCATGCTCTACTTTCAAGTGGGATTAACAGAAAGTAGGAATTACACCTTCCAGAACAACCTGGCGCCCAACATCGTTGGAAGTATTTTCTTCTACAGATTCAAGAGATCCAAGCCTCCTCAGGCTTGACCA
It encodes the following:
- the Wfdc13 gene encoding WAP four-disulfide core domain protein 13, whose protein sequence is MRPVSPLQLILVLSLAPQPVLGSPKQYFLKYILEPPPCRSEPGECNMFCTQQEECPEPLQCCSAYCGIVCTSNQAPVLGLS